Proteins co-encoded in one Flavobacteriaceae bacterium MAR_2009_75 genomic window:
- a CDS encoding hypothetical protein (manually curated), whose protein sequence is MRKVLLVKEIYFEAFKDWTYRLLKKYFKVYSWFCFALLLIVMYAFIYRVSTGFAF, encoded by the coding sequence ATGAGGAAAGTTTTACTTGTTAAGGAGATTTATTTTGAAGCTTTTAAAGATTGGACCTATAGATTACTAAAGAAGTATTTTAAAGTCTATTCATGGTTTTGTTTTGCTTTACTATTAATTGTTATGTACGCGTTCATTTATAGAGTCTCTACAGGCTTTGCGTTTTAA
- a CDS encoding WD40 repeat protein: protein MKKLFTTYILLFCLGLYAQDFQDLSFESEQTGSPSESMITSYDSPPVAISDTFEEAAEKNEIAYRSFSGLEGVENGYYIVTGVFSKSKNLKRTIKKLNRKGFENAGSITNKNNGLNYIYLDYYPFGLEAVDACVSKLDGKYSDDMWILEVENSMDIGGNDIALETIEHTGSNEEKALEPSNMFEDDEVEDPIIKRTINETTNKSKLIQRADHYFDKMWYVEAAELYEQALSKGDKFYSKEIIQKAADAYYFNTNMEKAYEWYNVLYENYGKDMSTDNIFKYSHSLKGTGKYARSKRLMKLYNKKMKEGVSSENVRPRNEVALDNILISDQEYELKNLAINTKYSDFSPMFLDSSQVVFASAKDSSFLTTRKYKWNNQPFLDLYVAKINEESEDLKNAIKFSKEINTKYHEASVSFSPDNMTMYFTRNNYGKKLKRDKKGVNHLKIYKSVKEGDEWTEAVEVSFNSDNYSTGHPALSPDGKQLYFVSDMPGSLGQTDLFVVDVLEDGSFSEPRNLGKEINTEHREMFPFFNGKKLYFSSDGHEGMGGLDVYASEFDEELGFQEVKNLGKPINSNKDDFSYIVNEENQQGFFASNREGGKGDDDIYSFKRLTIEEIPVIENAIAGVVTELTSGDIMPQALVQLLDENGIKLKEMVTEDDGSFVFEDLDSSTKYTLRTVKDKFVENEMPIATTENERIEVDIALKRLEEMIALEDGIKKIKTEMIYFDFDKSYIRTDASKELDKLVSVMKEYPGMVIKIESHTDSRGSRVYNEYLSDKRAKSTRDYIISQGIDADRIESATGYGESRLINKCNGTVRCTEAEHVLNRRSEFIIVKM, encoded by the coding sequence ATGAAAAAACTCTTTACCACTTACATCTTGCTCTTTTGTTTAGGACTCTATGCACAAGATTTTCAAGACCTTAGTTTTGAATCGGAGCAAACAGGTTCACCTAGCGAATCTATGATTACATCTTATGATTCCCCGCCTGTTGCTATCAGCGACACTTTTGAAGAGGCTGCGGAAAAAAATGAAATAGCTTACCGAAGTTTCAGTGGGTTAGAAGGTGTAGAAAATGGTTATTATATCGTAACTGGGGTGTTCAGCAAGTCTAAAAATCTCAAGCGAACCATTAAAAAATTGAATCGCAAGGGGTTTGAAAATGCGGGTTCAATAACCAACAAGAATAATGGACTTAACTATATCTATTTAGATTATTATCCTTTCGGTCTTGAAGCGGTCGACGCCTGTGTTTCAAAACTAGATGGAAAATATTCGGATGATATGTGGATTCTCGAGGTCGAGAACAGCATGGATATTGGGGGAAATGATATCGCACTAGAAACTATCGAACATACTGGTTCAAATGAAGAAAAGGCATTAGAGCCTTCAAATATGTTCGAAGATGATGAGGTTGAAGATCCGATTATCAAACGCACCATCAATGAAACCACCAATAAAAGCAAGCTGATTCAAAGAGCGGATCATTACTTTGATAAAATGTGGTACGTTGAAGCTGCTGAGCTCTACGAGCAAGCCCTGTCGAAAGGTGATAAATTTTACTCTAAAGAAATTATTCAAAAAGCTGCTGATGCCTATTACTTCAACACAAATATGGAAAAGGCCTATGAGTGGTATAACGTTCTTTATGAAAATTACGGAAAAGATATGTCTACCGACAATATTTTCAAATACTCACATTCTCTAAAAGGTACTGGTAAATATGCCCGCTCCAAAAGGTTGATGAAGCTTTATAACAAAAAGATGAAAGAGGGTGTCAGCTCTGAAAATGTTCGCCCCCGTAATGAGGTCGCCCTTGATAATATTCTTATTTCAGATCAAGAGTATGAACTTAAGAATTTGGCTATCAACACAAAATATTCCGATTTTTCGCCCATGTTCTTAGACTCTAGCCAGGTTGTTTTTGCCTCGGCCAAAGATTCTTCATTTTTGACTACCCGAAAATATAAGTGGAACAACCAGCCCTTTCTTGATTTATATGTGGCAAAAATTAATGAGGAATCTGAAGATTTAAAGAATGCCATTAAATTCTCAAAGGAAATAAATACCAAGTATCATGAGGCATCGGTCAGTTTTTCACCCGATAACATGACCATGTACTTTACCCGAAACAATTACGGCAAAAAGCTCAAGCGAGATAAGAAGGGGGTAAATCATTTGAAGATATATAAATCTGTTAAAGAAGGTGATGAGTGGACGGAAGCTGTTGAGGTATCATTTAACAGTGATAACTATTCTACTGGGCACCCAGCTTTGAGCCCTGACGGTAAGCAACTTTATTTTGTATCTGACATGCCGGGTAGTTTGGGCCAAACCGATCTGTTCGTTGTCGATGTTCTAGAAGATGGTAGTTTTTCCGAACCAAGAAACCTTGGTAAGGAAATAAACACCGAGCACAGAGAAATGTTTCCGTTCTTTAACGGTAAAAAACTATACTTTTCTTCAGATGGTCATGAAGGCATGGGGGGCTTAGATGTTTATGCTTCCGAGTTTGACGAAGAGCTAGGGTTTCAAGAAGTGAAAAACTTGGGCAAACCAATCAATAGTAATAAAGATGACTTCTCATATATTGTCAACGAAGAGAATCAACAAGGGTTTTTCGCTTCCAACCGAGAAGGAGGAAAAGGGGATGACGATATATATTCATTTAAAAGGTTGACGATAGAAGAAATACCTGTTATTGAAAATGCCATTGCGGGTGTGGTTACCGAATTGACATCTGGCGATATCATGCCACAAGCTCTGGTTCAATTACTTGATGAGAATGGAATAAAGCTTAAAGAAATGGTAACCGAAGATGACGGAAGCTTTGTTTTCGAAGATTTAGATAGTTCTACTAAATACACGCTTAGGACGGTTAAAGACAAGTTTGTAGAAAATGAAATGCCTATAGCGACGACCGAAAATGAGCGCATTGAAGTTGATATAGCCCTAAAACGTCTTGAAGAAATGATTGCCCTTGAAGATGGAATCAAGAAAATTAAGACCGAAATGATTTATTTCGACTTTGACAAATCGTATATACGTACCGATGCTTCTAAAGAGTTAGATAAATTGGTCAGTGTAATGAAAGAGTACCCGGGTATGGTTATCAAAATTGAATCTCACACCGATTCAAGAGGTAGTAGGGTTTACAATGAGTATTTATCTGATAAGAGAGCTAAATCTACAAGAGACTATATTATTTCACAAGGTATAGACGCCGATAGAATTGAAAGTGCCACAGGATACGGTGAAAGTAGGTTAATCAACAAGTGTAATGGTACAGTAAGGTGTACAGAAGCAGAACACGTACTTAACAGACGTTCTGAATTTATAATCGTAAAGATGTAA
- a CDS encoding type IX secretion system PorP/SprF family membrane protein — MKPFSIYKILVCVLFASTASFGQQDPQYTQYQYNPLTVNPGYAGSRGHLTILTLYRSQWQGIEGSPQTITFGMDTPVGKFDGLGLSIIQDELGPATETYIDGNYAHQLVLNSKGHRLGLGLKAGVRLFSLDFSKGLRREQDDDAFNENINGKVLPSVGVGAFFYSDKAYFGLSVPNLFPSEHFDSEIERRADEEVHFNVIGGYVIDLNESLKFKPSFYVKQVIGAPVSVDVSGNFLLYEKLNLGVNYRWNDSVAGIFGLQISPQFNIGYAYDYTTSDLNNYNSGTHEIFLRYQFISRLNRLKSPRFF, encoded by the coding sequence ATGAAACCATTTAGCATATATAAAATTTTAGTCTGTGTTCTTTTTGCGTCAACGGCCTCATTTGGTCAACAAGATCCGCAATACACGCAGTATCAATACAACCCGCTTACCGTAAACCCCGGTTACGCAGGTTCACGCGGCCACTTGACCATACTCACCCTCTATCGAAGTCAATGGCAGGGTATAGAAGGTTCTCCCCAAACCATAACGTTCGGTATGGATACTCCCGTTGGTAAATTTGATGGATTAGGACTCTCTATAATACAAGATGAGTTGGGGCCAGCCACTGAAACTTATATTGATGGAAATTATGCTCACCAGTTGGTGTTGAACAGTAAGGGTCATCGTTTGGGTCTAGGTTTAAAAGCAGGGGTGCGTTTATTCAGTCTTGATTTCTCAAAGGGTTTAAGACGAGAACAAGATGATGATGCTTTTAATGAAAATATAAATGGCAAAGTATTGCCTTCAGTGGGTGTAGGTGCATTTTTCTATTCCGACAAGGCGTATTTTGGTCTTTCCGTGCCTAATCTATTTCCATCAGAACATTTTGACAGTGAAATTGAAAGAAGGGCCGATGAAGAAGTACATTTTAACGTGATTGGTGGTTATGTTATTGATTTGAACGAATCATTGAAATTCAAACCCTCATTTTACGTAAAACAAGTTATCGGAGCACCCGTTTCCGTTGATGTCTCTGGTAATTTCCTTTTATACGAAAAGCTAAATCTAGGCGTTAATTATAGATGGAACGATTCTGTCGCCGGCATTTTTGGTCTTCAGATTTCGCCCCAATTTAATATTGGCTATGCCTACGATTACACCACAAGCGACCTAAATAATTACAATTCAGGAACCCATGAAATATTTCTTCGATATCAATTCATATCGAGGCTTAACAGATTGAAATCCCCTAGATTTTTCTAA